A single window of Eucalyptus grandis isolate ANBG69807.140 chromosome 1, ASM1654582v1, whole genome shotgun sequence DNA harbors:
- the LOC120286819 gene encoding LOW QUALITY PROTEIN: protein trichome birefringence-like 40 (The sequence of the model RefSeq protein was modified relative to this genomic sequence to represent the inferred CDS: inserted 1 base in 1 codon), giving the protein MPKCPMPGPYSSRGEGLASLTFVDYDVKIMLYRTQYLVDVVREPAGLVLKLDSIRGGNAWRGMDVLVFNSWHWWTHTGRTQPWDYMQEGNKLYKDMNRLVAYYKGMTTWARWVNRNVDPSRTKVFFQGIXPTHYEGKDWNAPSQSCSGQTQPYFGYRYPGGLPLSWAVVNKVLSRVKKPVYLLDITTLSEYRKDGHPTYYSGDHGGIMDCSHWCLPGLPDTWNELLYAALFS; this is encoded by the exons ATGCCCAAATGCCCAATGCCAGGACCGTACTCTTCAAGAGGGGAAGGCCTCGCTTCGCTCACATTTGTG GACTACGATGTGAAAATAATGCTGTACCGGACGCAGTACCTGGTAGATGTGGTGCGAGAGCCGGCGGGACTGGTGCTGAAGCTCGACTCGATCAGGGGCGGCAATGCGTGGCGAGGCATGGACGTGCTGGTCTTTAACTCCTGGCACTGGTGGACCCACACCGGGAGAACTCAGCC GTGGGATTATATGCAAGAAGGCAACAAGCTGTATAAGGACATGAACCGACTGGTGGCCTATTATAAAGGAATGACCACGTGGGCTCGATGGGTGAACCGTAATGTCGATCCTTCAAGAACCAAGGTCTTCTTCCAAGGAA TCCCAACCCACTATGA AGGGAAGGACTGGAATGCACCGTCACAATCTTGCTCCGGCCAGACACAGCCATACTTTGGCTACAGGTACCCCGGCGGGCTTCCATTGTCTTGGGCCGTTGTGAACAAAGTCCTAAGCAGGGTCAAGAAGCCCGTCTATCTGCTCGACATCACAACCCTCTCAGAGTACCGGAAGGATGGGCACCCGACGTATTACAGTGGCGACCACGGCGGCATCATGGATTGCAGCCACTGGTGCCTCCCGGGGTTGCCCGACACATGGAACGAGCTCCTGTATGCAGCTCTGTTCAGCTGA
- the LOC104457073 gene encoding LOW QUALITY PROTEIN: protein trichome birefringence-like 34 (The sequence of the model RefSeq protein was modified relative to this genomic sequence to represent the inferred CDS: inserted 1 base in 1 codon), with protein MGAFSSQGPSLAIGQGREDFAQPWVRIEEDHEDPLANARPPADYLREAVTVPFSGRSSSCAEFLPFAASISRSSRDLLQSRPTIHTTGFAAIVPRFSGKISKLRATFTVACPCCTTETPPPQVLATPTSSHPAAANPITCDSPQESRAHAAMRDAMSFGPTQSSSRPAALLPSIAEHHHPPAILSRTDLDPPVQIRKYIFQFSQRRTQDAPDHLPFPGALLVSTVILATIYPRRYGENQQSILAERRRESLLSNPTNMAPPSMTTSLCDVFSGRWVFDNTSXPLYKEGQCRHMGTLACGKQGRRDLKFQQWRWQPHGCDLPRFDATALLERLRNKRLMFVGDSLNRGQWASLVCMVESSIPKKRRYLSNRRRGRPTIVFTAHDYNATIEFYWAPLLVESNCDDPVIHRVDNRIVRVQAIEKHAKHWSGVDILVFDSYLWWRQGPKIKVSWGSFESPDRKYELMKMPRAYKMALNTWSDWMQVHMDRSKTQVFFIGMSSTHERAEDWGGIAGHNCFGETEPITKEGYWGSGSNREMMRVLQKALNKLSKRGLNVQMLNITQLSEYRKDAHVSIYKGQAKNLTQHQIANPATYADCFHWCLPGLPDVWNELLYAYILQN; from the exons CACGTCCTCCTGCCGACTACCTCCGCGAAGCGGTCACGGTTCCCTTCAGCGGCCGAAGCTCCAGCTGTGCCGAGTTCCTCCCCTTTGCCGCCTCCATCTCCCGGTCGAGCCGTGATCTTCTGCAGTCTCGCCCAACGATCCACACTACTGGTTTTGCAGCGATCGTCCCACGA TTTTCCGGCAAAATATCGAAGCTGCGCGCCACCTTCACGGTTGCTTGTCCCTGCTGCACCACCGAGACGCCACCACCCCAAGTCCTAGCAACGCCAACGAGCTCCCACCCGGCCGCGGCTAATCCGATCACTTGCGATAGCCCGCAAGAATCACGTGCTCATGCTGCCATGCGAGATGCTATGTCCTTCG GCCCCACGCAAAGCTCTTCACGACCAGCAGCCCTCCTGCCGTCAATAGCCGAGCACCACCATCCCCCGGCCATACTCTCCCGCACCGATCTTGATCCACCGGTTCAAATTCGGAAATACATATTTCAA ttttccCAGCGGAGAACACAAGATGCGCCGGACCATCTTCCCTTCCCTGGGGCTCTGCTTGTCAGCACCGTCATCCTCGCCACCATATACCCCAGGCGATATGGGGAGAACCAGCAATCGATCTTGGCGGAGAGACGCCGAGAGTCGCTCCTCTCGAATCCGACCAACATGGCGCCACCGTCGATGACTACATCGCTGTGCGATGTCTTCTCGGGAAGGTGGGTCTTTGACAACACGT CGCCCCTATACAAGGAGGGACAGTGCAGGCACATGGGCACACTGGCTTGCGGGAAGCAGGGGCGGAGGGACTTGAAGTTCCAGCAATGGAGATGGCAACCCCATGGTTGTGACCTTCCCAG GTTTGATGCCACGGCACTGCTGGAGAGGCTAAGGAACAAGAGATTGATGTTCGTGGGGGACTCTCTTAATAGAGGTCAATGGGCTTCTCTCGTTTGCATGGTGGAGTCGTCGATCCCCAAGAAGCGAAGATACCTCTCGAACCGTCGTCGTGGCCGCCCTACGATCGTCTTCACTGCCCAC GATTACAATGCAACAATTGAATTCTATTGGGCACCCCTGCTTGTGGAGTCCAACTGTGACGATCCAGTGATCCATCGGGTAGACAATCGGATTGTTCGAGTTCAGGCCATTGAAAAGCATGCAAAGCATTGGTCTGGCGTGGACATCCTCGTCTTCGATTCCTATCTTTGGTGGAGGCAAGGACCCAAGATCAAAGTTTC ATGGGGATCATTTGAAAGTCCTGACAGAAAATATGAGCTGATGAAGATGCCTCGAGCATACAAGATGGCTTTAAACACTTGGTCAGATTGGATGCAGGTTCATATGGACAGATCGAAGACGCAGGTGTTCTTCATTGGCATGTCTTCTACTCATGAGAG AGCCGAGGATTGGGGTGGGATTGCGGGTCACAATTGCTTCGGAGAAACAGAACCGATCACCAAAGAAGGGTATTGGGGAAGCGGGTCGAATCGCGAGATGATGCGCGTGCTCCAGAAGGCGCTCAACAAGCTATCGAAAAGAGGCCTCAATGTTCAAATGCTTAACATTACGCAGCTCTCGGAATATCGCAAGGACGCACATGTGTCCATATACAAAGGGCAAGCCAAAAACCTCACTCAACATCAAATCGCAAACCCTGCCACCTATGCAGATTGCTTCCATTGGTGCCTTCCCGGACTGCCGGATGTGTGGAACGAACTCTTGTATGCCTACATTTTACAGAATTAG